The Anopheles gambiae chromosome 2, idAnoGambNW_F1_1, whole genome shotgun sequence genomic sequence TTGTATCAACAAATTGTTAATTCTGATAGAGCTCTAGTTGTATTAAGAATTTTGTTCTCAATTCCAAAGGTTTAATTGGGTAAAACTACTCAAAACCAAATCGTTTTAGTAATCATGTCCATTGTTACTTTCCTTATTTCCTAGATCAATTTGTTCTCGACGCTGCAGAATAGTTGAATTCTTGCTACTCAGGGACGTTTTGGATGAGACTCGCATCCATCCAGCCTTGTAGAAGCCGGTACGTCTCCCAAATAGACCATCTGATCACTCAGTTTATAGTGTATTAAAGTCTTCTAGGCAAGTTCTTATTGTCCGAATTTACTTCTAGGCTGGGATAAGGCATACGATGTATGACACATTACAAGGGAATTTTCAATTCCTATACTTTTGGTACACTTTCAGCTTTCCTAATGATTGCAAAGTCGTAAACAAGGCATGAGTGTATAACTTAATGTCACACAGAGTTCAGAGAGTATGCTAACTGTAATAGATCATATTAAAAATCCTGTATTGAAGTTACCCCGTAACTGATCTTCATGAATTCGCCTCTTTTAGGTACATCTCAAGGTCTTTAACTGTAATCCCTTTTTGGAGATATTCCTTAGATTGATGACTACAGTATATTTTTGGAGAAAAACTGATTAGCAAATCATATCACTGACCAAACGGATGAAAAACTATTGGAGTCGAAACTCAGCAAGTGATTGACCTTTGTCCCTATGCACACTAGAAATGGTAGAATCGAGGAAGTAATGTTTTATATCTGATTTCGGAAAAAAGTAGACAAAAAGACACGTAAATCGTTAGTTTTATTGacagttttgtgttttttttatttaaatatcatGACTTTACGATAAAGGGCAAGTGAGAATAGTGTGCCCACAGGCGATAGGGTCGGCCGTGCGAGCGACAGAAGCTCACACGGACGCCAATTTCTTAGGAGTTGCGCATCTTCACACGCATGGACACCTTCACTTTACTAGCTCTAGTGGTGCCGAGTAAATGGTTTTGAGACGATCACTACCAGGAAGCACGCACGGAAGGGCGATTTCTACGATACTTCCACATTCAGTCTGTGGTCTAGGTTTGACCGAACGCATGGACAGGGCCTGTCCACGACACTGTCTCTAACACAACATAAATTACGTGGTAGTGATGGTtgaggagaagaaggagatCCACCCTGCTGATCCGCCTTACTGGTACTGGGAGTACTCCtgcggtcttggtcggggctgagcctgctgctgctgctggggctgctgctgcacacggTACGCACCGGCCGACTGGGGCTGACTAGCGAAACGGTCGTGCTGGGACTGGGGTGCCGGCGTCGGGATCTTGACCACGATGTCGGTTGGCTGGCGGCTGACCTCGGCCTTAAAGCCTTCCTTCGGGTCGGCGGTGTACGTGACGGTGCGGATGAATCCGTCCGAGTCGACCACGGAGTAGCTGCCCTTGATCACGTTTCCGTCGCGCTGCTCCTTGCGGTTCTGGTAGTTGGTGAACTCATCGTCCTTCACGTCGAAACCGAACTGGTACGAAGGGTTGGCCTGGATTGTATGATAGGAGAAACGAGGACGCAAATCATAAGATTGGTTGGCACTTGAAGCAATGTTACGAAACAAAACGATATGATACATCATCCAGACATGAAAGTAAACTGCTGTTTCCCTTTCACCTTTTAACCCCCCGAAGTCAAAGAAAGCGTCCAACCAAAATGACTCCAATTAGTGACTCCAACGACAAAAGAGAATGCAATGAATCTGTCTCGGGTCATCCGATGGGGCCCCAAGATACGCCACAGCGGAGAACTGCTGGAGCTCGCGTTTCACGTGTGCTTCGCCGTTATGTCATCTCGATCGGTCCGCCGGGTTCGGAGGGTCGCCGTTCGCACAGTGCTGTCACATTAGCGTGCGACCCGTGTCCGCCACCGATGCAGTTCGTGCAATGTGTCTTATGCAATCTGGTTATTCGAGCGTCGTCGGTTGCAGCCGCGTTTTTTCGGAGATCGCTTCGTATTGAACATGGTACAGATTTGCATGCCAGAGACAGAGTGAAAGTTGATTGATTCATTGCCTGCCCGAGTAACCGACGGGGGTATCGTAACAGAAACCTCCTCGTTCTGAACACATTGTTGCTTCGTTCGAACATGAAAGGAACACGAAAAAATGTCCCCAAATGTCGGTGTTATACACACAGCGGCTGATCAGTGAGCGCTGTGTCATAAGAAATACATCACGCTCGTAATAACCGAACGCACGAAACTGCTTTCCACGCTCAAGCATATGATTTAAAACTCCCACCGTCTCTCTGGTAagcgcacacaaaaaccacTCGGTAGCATCGAAACGGCGCTCCGCTTTTCCTGGGGGGTTGTACAACAACAGCGCCATTCATTCATCAAAATACGATCACTTTCGCTGCGCCGCAGTAATTGGAGCGGGACAAACCGGGCAAAACCTTTCTGTGTGTTATTCAACAACCGAGGCCCGAGAACTGATGCAGCAGGTCCGAGGTGTGCAGTGTGCAGCTCCAAGCATCATCGAAAAACGCTCGGTGCTGCACCCAAACGTGATGATTCaatggaatgaaaaacattCCCCGATGCGGTCATCGCTCGAGCGGAGAAAAGTGGCCACCAGccaaaaatggggaaaaactGCGATCGAGTTAATGATCACCTCCTCCACTTGCACACCAAACAGTAGGTCTCGGTCTAGGCCTCGTGCATCACCAGTAGGCGGAAAAGTGTGGCGTGTGTAGATGAACCGGAAACCTCTTGCCtatttcggtgtgtgtgtgtgtttgtgtgcgcgcgcggacGGGCTGTGTTTACATCCCAGCGCTCGCATCTACATAATTGACCGGAACTCGTCAAACTCGTCGAGCGATGTCCATTGACTTTTGTGGAGCTAGAGCCGGTCAGCTGTGAAGTTCAATGTACACACGCAACCAGCTGGTCGCGAAGATGGCCATTCCGAAGATAACCAGTTCCGCGCGCCAGTACCACGATGGGGTAGGGATCCACAACTGAGCTGCGATGGAAACAGGCATGCAATTAGCTTACGGTGAGGGACACCCAACGATGATCGCTGATCGGGTGAAACACGGAAACGGATTTTCCCGGGCGCAGTCGGTAGGCACTTTAGTGAGCGCGCTTCAATGTACGCGACTTTCGCTTTCACGAGCTTTTGCTCGGGCGCAATTGAATGTCATGTACGGCGGCGACTTACATCATAGTCCTCCTGTTCTTCTTCCAGCGGCTGCTTTTGACCTCCCTGCAGGTACTGGGGTCGGGGCTTGGACACCTTCAGCTGGGGCTGGGgctgctggtactgctgctCCTGAACGTACTGGATCTGTCAACGGGGGAAGGAAAGTAAGCAAGAAAAGGTGCGATGTTGGTAAGGTAATAAAACCATGGTACAACTTCCTGAATCTTTTGAAGTGTGTCTTGCTAATGCCCGGGCTGTTACATGTTCCTTAGCGGAGGCCTTGCGGCACACCATAAGTACAGGAAATGAAGTCAAAGTGACGACAAAGTACTTTCAATATGAGTTTACGATCGCTTAATGATGTCTTTCGAAAAGGACCACCAGGTGTGTTGGAGTGTTGGAGATAAAGAAGAAATGGAAGACTTCAATTACCTGCTGAGGCTGGTACTGGGGCTGGTACTGTCTGGCCTGTGGCTGCTGATACTGGGTACGCTGGATGGAAACGGAGAGTTAAAATCAATATCATCACTCACAAAACACTTCCATCGCTGTTTCTCTATCCACCATCCATCCTTACCTGTGGCTGGCCCTGTGGCAGATACTGCGGGATGTGTTGCTGCTCCTGGGCGCCCTGCTCGTGGATTGGCGTAGCATCAGCACGACCCTGGGCCGCATTCTGCGCACCAGCGGCCTGTGCGATCTGCTGATAGTACTGGCGCAGATACGCCGGATCGACCGCTTGCTGCGGGTACGCGGACACAAATCCAACGCAAAGTATCGTCGCTACTACGAAGGCACGCATGATGTGGCACACTGGTAACACTGCACACCGGCtcgatatacacacacacaaacacgcacgcacacgcttgCGTTCTACTGACACAGCAAACAATTCACTTTCACCGACTAGGTGAACTACTACTGCCACTCTGGGAGCACTTGGGTATGGGTATCGGACCTATCGATGCGACGATCACGATCTACAATGAGCTACAGTTGTGCCGCACGATACGGTTTATATATGAAGGTGCCGCTTGGGCCCACCGCCGTACCAATGCGGGTGGGGGGGATCAGCATGGGCCCGATGCAGTCCGACGATGGCCCGACGGGCTTTCGGTGATGGTGGAGGTGGCTGCAgcctattttttgtttttgtgccgtTTGCAGACAGGGGAGCCTCTCGGAGAGTCCATTGCACCGAAAGAGGGAACCACCCTTCACACGGTGCTAAAGGGGAAATGGTGATCGAGAGTTGGATCCCAGCTGCAGTTTGTGCTGCTGGCCAAAGACGCATTGTCATGGTCAGTGAAGTAGCTCCGAGTAGCACGATGATTAACGCTTCAAGTGTAGTTTTTATTACTAAATTACATTACACACCTTTAGGGTCGTGAAGCAGTGGTTCTGACTTCTTGCAGATAGCAATCTTTCCAGCAGTAACCTCCAAAATAGGACACACAGTCGCTCGCagtacacacgcacgtacTAGCCGCTTTCCAGCATCCAGCGGGTGTGGCCTGGGCTGTAGTAGCCTTTTTATCAATTAGTCACAGTACCGAGCGCAGGCTAGCCAGACTTCTTAGAATGGGAACTCCCAAACACTGACTGGTGAAGGTCGCAGCGCTCGAAACCTCAACCCATCCGTCCAGCACATTCTAGGGCTCGTCcgtcctttgtgtgtgtgtgctctatgCCTGCCCGTCACTTTTCCGAAGACCAGGGGGGCCCCCATTAGAGCAGCCAGACGCCGCTGGGCGTCGATTGGTTTACTTTCGGAACAGGTCTCGCGGATCTCTATCAAGTCGACATTCGCGGGCGCGTGTACGTTCTACCGTTTTGGCTCCGTGCGAACGGGGTGATAGGCGTTTGGCGTTAGCAGCAGCCCCCGTTGCGTTGGGTGTGTGACATTTATTGCAGGaggcaggaggaggaggaaaaaaagagcaacaaaaaaaaaaaaaaaacaaaaacgatgcATTGGAACGCACGTTCAGCTCTACAGCTGGGCCCTACAGTGTTAGAGGCAGTTTCGAGAGAAAGGTTGCTGATACGGGAGTGCGAATGGTGCGAACCCGATCTACTTACGTTGCGGTGCGTGCGTACCGAAATTTTTCCCTAGAACTGGTTTAAACGTTACATAAAGATGGAAACTGTTTGGCCGGGAGTTAGTTTGCAAGTTGTGAAGGCGGGAGTTGGTTGAAGTACTAAATAGGTGACAACACTGTCACGTGCTGTTTAATCATGTTTGCAAATCAGTCGCAATTTGTTTGAAGCTATTACCGAGATATGATGGATAAATCATGATCAGTATGTTTAGAAGTCTATTGCATCATAAATCTGGACTCAAGTGATCAGTTTTAGGCTTTATAACTTATTAATAATAACCAAAATGCAACTGCTTGTGTAAAAACAGCAACGATTTATTACAAAGCTATCAAAAACATGAAATCCTTTATCTATACTAGTTGTGACTCGAATTATGTTGAGAAAATGAACTCCAAGGTGaactattttattcaaaaagcCATCAACGACAATTTTATTCGCTTTTATGAGTGTAATACACCTTATGGAAAGAAATATAAATGACCAAATACACCTTAAAGTAGTGAATTAAATTCAGAACATAGAAATGTCAAacgtaaaattaaattaaaagaaaacgaaaagtaATAAACTGAGTTAAAAACCGACAAAGGCCCAGCAATAAAGTATCAAGTTAAAATGATTGCGTAAGATGATCAATCCAATAATTAGCGAAACTAAcccttttatttttaatttcctttttttgctcatATCTACTTCACCTTCAACATATTTGCCTCGCTTTTGCGATCGCCATTAGAAGTAATCCAGATAAACGATAGCATTTTGGTAAATCGGTTTATTGCTTCTTTGCTTGACACATTTTACGACCCCATTTTGCTAACCCCGAGTAGCGCACCTTCGCCAGCGAACGTGTTACGAACTCCCACACCGATCCGGCCTAAAGGGGGCTCAAGCCTCCAACTGGAGCAACCCGCTACGTAATcatctccccctccccccgatGGCGTGTAGTCGCCGTCGCAGCATTGACTGAACTTTCGATTCAAGGACACCCTAACAGTTAACGCAGGGACCAGTTAACGGTCGCATTTCTTTACCCCTTCTTTGCTGCCCCAATCCGATCCGATCCGAGGTGATCATTATTTTCTGTTTCCCTTTGCAGCTTCCCTTCTGCTAACCAATGGGTGGAGGGAGCGAGGGAGCTTTCAAGATCTTGTGCCGTTTACATAAGTACCGGCTCGTACCCGGGACGCAAGGATCGTTCGTGAAGCGCTAAGAAAACAATCTTAACGCGGTTCGCAATCTTGCCGATCTTACCCTGTAGGCTGTCAGCTTTTTGGAGGGGGATTGTTTGTAGGGTTTGGCGAGATCTGGCGCAGCAGCGTTTGCAACAAATTTCGTGCAAATgtcagcagtggcagcagcagcagcagtacccaACGCAACGGATACTTTGATCGCCGAAGATCGCACCCGCACCAAGATGATCGGGTTAAGATTGACCGGGCACCATCGCAGTTGCACCATCGCACCTACTCTTCCCTCTCGCTCTGTAGACGCCTGATGGATGGATTTCGCTGCATTGACCGTTCGTCGTCTGAGATCGGGCCCGTGAAACACTTCTCAAGACATTATCATCTCGGTGCCACCCGCCCGCCTGTTGGCAGTGGGCACGGTTTACCAGGCTCGTTGCAGGCTCGCTTACCGCGGCGCACTCCTCGTTCACCGGCTGGGCTTGTTTTGGGCAAGCGCTAATTATGTTGTTACACCGATCGGTTCGATCGACCCGGATTTTTGCCATGCTCTCAAACCGTTTGTTCGCTGGGCGAGACACCACCTTCACCCACGGTGACCCACATGAGCGGGTCGGCAAAGCAGTGTGCAAAACGCTCTTCAGCGCGTTTGAAAAGCGTTCGCGCGGAGCGCAATGCCCCACGAGTGGGATGAAGATTTGCAGAGCTGTACGATTGGTTCATCTCGAGTATTGATTTGTTGGGAAAAGTTTACGTTGAACCATGAAACGGtagttattgttgttttttttttgctgtgaggGTGAGAGACAGGCTGGAGGGTTGCACCGGTTTTTGACCGGTATCGATGATGCTTGTGTGCTCTCAATGCACAAGTGGCGTGAAGTTTGCTCAATTAGTACTCTTCGGATGATTTGGGCAATGCGTGCGATGTggagcaaaatcatattgAATAATGGAAATAACACATAACTGATGAAATGGGCAATACCACTTGATAGATATATTCCTGAGCTTTGATTAAATTGGAATAAAATCCAATATAAAAGATAAATATGCTTTTTCTGTCATAGTTTCCCCACAAGTTCCAAAATACCATGAGTTCAAGTCTAACATATGAAGGTAACCTTATTATTACTTGCATGCACCACATTTGATGTCACATTGAAGCTTTCATGAGCAATAAGGGTTATTGGTCTTCTCAATCTATATACAATTAATGCAAAAAAGTCTGTTTTTGTCCATAATAGTTCcgtgaaacaacaaaaaagagtcgaaaggaaatgagggaacaTGTGTGTACTATTGATGGGGAAAAATCTAGATTCGAATCCAACCCGACTCCAACAATTTTGCAACAGACTTCGGTATGTAAGACCGCCTAGTATTATCCGGAGACGTTTTGAATGGTCTGAAGCTATCCAAAGTCTTTTGGAGTTGgccggagtcgtctagagtcgtccagagtagGAATCACCCGGGATCGAAGTAGTCCGAAGtcgaagtcggagtcgtccggagacgcCTGGAGTCACttagagtcgtccggagtcatccgttCCTCTGACTACGACTcaggatgactccgactcttGCTGACTCCGGTCCTATAAAACCATCAAATTGTTTCAAACTGGACAAGAGTGTTAGAGTAAATGATATATTACAAAGAGTACTATATGTAGAAGTCGTTCTTTGGAGCTTAGAAACAAGGAGAAGTAGTACGTTATAGTATTAAGATGCAGCAGATTTAATCCGTAATGAGTTAATGTTTTATCTGGCTTCTTACATTTTCTCTTACCCAAGATTAATTGTATAATAAGTAGTGAATGGCCATTCtaggaatggaatggaaaaaccAACTTAAGTTCAAATATATATTCATTGTTTTATATGAATAAAATAACGAGTCATATAGtgaatttttttattcatttctagCGATTTTATGCCATTTTCGCCTAGAAAATTGAGCTCAAAATGCGTCAACCATGTATTAATGTTTCCTCTCCTCTGAAGCATAGCATAACACATCAGCAATAAGATCCCACATCAGCCACACAGGTGCAACAGgcattttgttttcgcttttcaCAAATCATCGCGCAATCGTAATTAGAAGCGCACTGAACTCACACTCGGTGCACCAAATGGAACCGGCGACCCACACCAGGCATCACACCTCTGTATCGAGTTTAATTACTCTCGATCTCGATTGCTCAGCCGATAGTGCCGATCTCACAGCCGCAACGGTACCGCCAGTGCCATTGGCCAACGGAAAACCCACCCCGACGCAGCAACGCAGCCTCCATTTTCCCACACATGTGGAGCGTTTTCCGAGTACCACCCCCAAAGTGTACAttatcttgtgtgtgtgtgtgtgtgtgtgtgtgtgtgtgtgtgtgtgtgtgtgtgtgtgtgtgtgcaaggtGCAATCTAGAACAGGCTTTCGAAAATGGATTTCGTAGTAGCGCTTTGCTCAGTGTCAGTTTACACGTGGTCACGATTGATGTCTTCGGCGGGATTGCGCGTGTACTTCACCATGGTTACCGCGCACAGGGAACACATGATACGCAGCAAAACATTTGTTCGAGCGGTTTTGGTAGACGGTTTCGCAGTCGGAATCGCTTCGCTGCGTCAGTTCTGATGACTCGATTAAAGTCTGACCGACCGGTAGGCTTTCGGTAGGCCATCGATACGGTTTTGGCCCTGCGTCATCAATGAAGTGAACCGGTTGCTCACGTGTTGCACCGTCTCCGTTCGCATGGTCGTGCACGATCGGTTTCGTGCACCCGATTCTACGTGCGCAGCCGGCCCAAGGGATGGGAATTTCTTTTCCCTTATGGTTTtagcgggtttttttttgttgttggtgtgtgttgttgtctGTTATAGTTGCTGTTGTCGGCTACCCTTCTCGTACAGGACGATGACATAATAATAACGGGCACGCataagagagcgagagtgagagcgagccgcgcacacacaacaacagcaaaaaaatgcAACCCCTTTCTGTGTTGCGGGGTGAAATAATAACGAGCTGGTGGTGATACACAACCACAGCCAGCAAACAAGCAGTGtgccgaaaaaaagaaagaaacgatggaaaacaaaatataaccAAAACAGCAAACTGTTCAATTTCGCGTGCCGGGCTTCCTTTTGGAAATTGCGTTACAGCTGGTTCGGTTCGGTCGAATGACCGTTCAGTTCAGCGGGATGATGGTTCTCTtcttcagtgtgtgtgtgtgcgaaatgGAATATTATATCCAATTTCAGCGTGTTACAGGTCGGTTTGTTCGGGCGCTGTTATACGACTAATGATGCTGGATCCTTCGATGTAACGAACTGTGCGTCAGGGGAAAAATAAGCAAAGCGATACTTGCACATGGTGGTCTTACGTAAGCCggtatgtttttaaaatttaacgtgtattttaaaatattttcggTGAAAATTAATACCAACACATGTTGAATGTGAAGAAAATGaactaaaaatacaaaatcctGACAAAAGTTAGCGCACATTATAAAGAAGTAATGCACTAGTTTCAGGAAAATGTATTacaaatgtttatttaatgAGAAATGTGTGATAAGTGTCAATACATTTTGGTCAGAAAGCATTTTGTTGGTCATATCTTTACATCCTTTAGTTTTTGTACTAAGAATGAAGCTTAATTTGATtgtattataatttatttcttattttgtGCTTAGATATTGAACAAAGTTCGTGTGCTTCTACTATTTTTACTTCTGTTATACTACTttaatggtgtgatttggtgGCTAACACGGTTTTAAGGTTAAATTTTCTgtcatgtttaaaatattcaaataaatgTTATCAACAGTTGGAAATTCACTACAATTTCTATAGATTTTGGTAGAGTAAGCTGAAATATTGAGTAACGACACTGAAGAGAATTAACTGTTATATTGCGTAAAACGTCATCtttttacaaataaatgaatataAGACCATTGAATATACAGAAAAAGGGCaatatttaatataatttcaaGTGCGTTAAATGCTAAAGTGCTACGGTTTGATAGTTGAACGTTGTAAAACGGTTTGGTCGAGCTTATACTGCATCGATCTGTCTATTTCAATGAAAAGCCATAACATTATTAACTATATTTTTACGCAGAGGGAAAGGCTTACATCATATTGCTTAAAACATTATTGGTAATATTGGTTGCATATTAATTCGCCTAATGTTACAGCCTAAGCAACATAACGCGCAGGTAACAAATACACTCCAGCATCGTTTGGACTACCTCAACGAACCAGTAGATCATTACCACGAAAGGCATCGTTTGGCTCCGGCTGGCGCACACACAGTTCGCTCACAAACGTCACCTCAATCATGctcttttaaatatttatttgccAAATAAATCATTCACGCCAGCCACATCTCGCCGGTGATCTACGGCGCGCAATTCTTTCCAGCAATGGGAGAAAAAAGGGCACCTCGGGGAGTTGCTCGGATCGAAGTCGGATTCGCGTGCTCAAGACATGCTCTTGACATTTGTCCGCTGGGGAGgttgcatttttattgacCCCTCCGCGCCGTGGCCTTAATCTGTACGGGGTGTTCTGCGCGCGCCCGTCTATCGGTGGGAAACGCCGCTCGGCTGGATGTGGTTCAGGTCCCAGTAGTGTTCGCCGAAGCCACCGCTCTTGTCGGCCCATTTAACCTGCCGCCGCAACGTTCGGATCGGATGAGTCAGAGAGGAAATTGAATGTGATGTTAGCGAGTGAGCGAGTCTCTGGACTGGAtggattggattggattggatggatggatggattggATGGTGCAGTAAGAGCATACTTTTTTCTGAAACACCCCGATACCGTGCGAGCCGCGTTCGAGCTGTTCGACGTAGTGCTGATCGTTGCCTCGCCTTGCGCCGGCAGTGAATGAGCCATCACCGAACACTTCAGCGTATCTACAGGAGGGATAAGGGGAAGCGTGTACAGTGCGTTAGTGGGTTGTTAGTTAATGCTCGGGTTAATACAGGGATTATACAGTAAAGCTTATGTGCTGGGAGTATAACACATAAAACGGTTGATTAAATTACTTTTCCCTGATGTCTATGATTCTGATGATCTTGTCGCTCGTAACGCTCTTCCCAGCCGTCGTTCGATTCGAACAAGTGGCCAAACTCTAGCTCCAGTGGGGACTTTTGAAATTGGAATGTATCCCTGTACGAATGAGGATATTAGCTATACCACTTCAccgccacaaacacacacagcacttaCTGAAAGTATTGACTATCCTCCTGTTTCCCGGGCTGGTTAGATACTCCCCTCTCGATCGGTTCCACATCCGACCGTTCGTAAGCAAACACTTGTGGATCGGATTCTTCGTACCGACGCTCACCATTGCCACCATCACCGACGACCGTTCGTGTTCTGCGCCTAATTGGACGCTTTTCCTTGGTCCGCTTTTCTGGCCGCACAATATCGAACAGCTCCACATCGTCCCGCACGTACCGTGGCACCCCCGCGGCTGCTTTgcgaatttttaaataattatactCATGATCCGTCTGCGCATCGACCACGCGCATCGGATCCGGTGCGCGCTGTTTGGATTGATGCGCACGTCCACGCGTATACTTCCGCTTTCGTTTCGCTTTCGAACAACAATCCGCAT encodes the following:
- the LOC3290137 gene encoding activating signal cointegrator 1 complex subunit 2 homolog, whose amino-acid sequence is MRAFVVATILCVGFVSAYPQQAVDPAYLRQYYQQIAQAAGAQNAAQGRADATPIHEQGAQEQQHIPQYLPQGQPQRTQYQQPQARQYQPQYQPQQIQYVQEQQYQQPQPQLKVSKPRPQYLQGGQKQPLEEEQEDYDANPSYQFGFDVKDDEFTNYQNRKEQRDGNVIKGSYSVVDSDGFIRTVTYTADPKEGFKAEVSRQPTDIVVKIPTPAPQSQHDRFASQPQSAGAYRVQQQPQQQQQAQPRPRPQEYSQYQ
- the LOC5667065 gene encoding uncharacterized protein LOC5667065 isoform X2 produces the protein MTYSRPVLPGCAVLYALVALGLPLGKYAAGSYLRDVELIGPSSLQLEHNTVYYYPSYVRGKDPVEEYNARRLHVDTGNFMEQEDDQLEEGEKTLHRSQQQQKAPVADADCCSKAKRKRKYTRGRAHQSKQRAPDPMRVVDAQTDHEYNYLKIRKAAAGVPRYVRDDVELFDIVRPEKRTKEKRPIRRRTRTVVGDGGNGERRYEESDPQVFAYERSDVEPIERGVSNQPGKQEDSQYFQYAEVFGDGSFTAGARRGNDQHYVEQLERGSHGIGVFQKKVKWADKSGGFGEHYWDLNHIQPSGVSHR
- the LOC5667065 gene encoding uncharacterized protein LOC5667065 isoform X1 — protein: MTYSRPVLPGCAVLYALVALGLPLGKYAAGSYLRDVELIGPSSLQLEHNTVYYYPSYVRGKDPVEEYNARRLHVDTGNFMEQEDDQLEEGEKTLHRSQQQQKAPVADADCCSKAKRKRKYTRGRAHQSKQRAPDPMRVVDAQTDHEYNYLKIRKAAAGVPRYVRDDVELFDIVRPEKRTKEKRPIRRRTRTVVGDGGNGERRYEESDPQVFAYERSDVEPIERGVSNQPGKQEDSQYFQDTFQFQKSPLELEFGHLFESNDGWEERYERQDHQNHRHQGKVKWADKSGGFGEHYWDLNHIQPSGVSHR
- the LOC5667065 gene encoding uncharacterized protein LOC5667065 isoform X4 is translated as MTYSRPVLPGCAVLYALVALGLPLGKYAAGSYLRDVELIGPSSLQLEHNTVYYYPSYVRGKDPVEEYNARRLHVDTGNFMEQEDDQLEEGEKTLHRSQQQQKAPVADADCCSKAKRKRKYTRGRAHQSKQRAPDPMRVVDAQTDHEYNYLKIRKAAAGVPRYVRDDVELFDIVRPEKRTKEKRPIRRRTRTVVGDGGNGERRYEESDPQVFAYERSDVEPIERGVSNQPGKQEDSQYFQLNGPTRAVASANTTGT
- the LOC5667065 gene encoding uncharacterized protein LOC5667065 isoform X3, which translates into the protein MTYSRPVLPGCAVLYALVALGLPLGKYAAGSYLRDVELIGPSSLQLEHNTVYYYPSYVRGKDPVEEYNARRLHVDTGNFMEQEDDQLEEGEKTLHRSQQQQKAPVADADCCSKAKRKRKYTRGRAHQSKQRAPDPMRVVDAQTDHEYNYLKIRKAAAGVPRYVRDDVELFDIVRPEKRTKEKRPIRRRTRTVVGDGGNGERRYEESDPQVFAYERSDVEPIERGVSNQPGKQEDSQYFQDTFQFQKSPLELEFGHLFESNDGWEERYERQDHQNHRHQGKIR